In Psychrobacter sp. JCM 18902, a single window of DNA contains:
- the tyrS gene encoding tyrosine--tRNA ligase: MTTQTYTLEEQLALIQRGTQEILSEEDLVKKLKLNRPLRIKAGFDPTAPDLHLGHTVLINKLKHFQDLGHEIYFLIGDYTAKIGDPSGKNSTRPPLTDEQIKVNAQTYAEQVFKILDKEKTKIVFNSEWFKDMSAGDMIQLSSQLTVSRMLERDDFSKRYAAQTPIAIHEFLYPLVQGYDSIALKADVELGGTDQTFNILMGRTLQGRYGQEPQVCITVPILEGLDGVNKMSKSLNNYVGIYDAPGTMYQKLLSMPDTLIRRYFEFLSFKPMEEVEALMAEMENGRNPQEIKRILAEELIERFHDADAAANAHKSAGNVLADGELPVDLPEVTLDLEGAEALFITQVLNQAGLAKNSSSAKDMIKRGAVKVDGEVVDASFSLTAGQTVVIQAGKKAYAKVMVG; the protein is encoded by the coding sequence ATGACCACGCAAACCTACACCCTAGAAGAACAGCTTGCCCTAATCCAACGCGGTACCCAAGAAATTCTATCTGAAGAAGATTTGGTTAAAAAACTGAAATTAAACCGTCCACTACGGATTAAGGCAGGCTTTGATCCCACTGCGCCTGACCTACATTTGGGTCATACCGTGCTGATTAATAAACTTAAGCATTTTCAAGATTTGGGTCATGAAATTTATTTTCTAATTGGTGATTATACTGCCAAGATTGGTGATCCGTCTGGTAAGAACAGTACGCGTCCGCCATTGACTGACGAGCAAATTAAAGTCAACGCGCAAACCTATGCTGAGCAAGTTTTTAAGATTTTGGATAAAGAAAAAACCAAAATCGTCTTTAACTCTGAATGGTTCAAGGATATGTCGGCGGGTGATATGATTCAGCTTTCTAGCCAGCTGACTGTCTCGCGTATGCTTGAGCGCGATGATTTCTCTAAACGCTATGCCGCGCAAACGCCGATTGCGATTCATGAGTTTTTATACCCATTAGTGCAAGGCTATGATTCTATCGCGCTAAAAGCGGACGTCGAGCTTGGTGGTACTGACCAAACCTTTAACATCCTAATGGGGCGCACCCTGCAAGGTCGTTATGGTCAAGAGCCACAAGTTTGCATCACGGTACCGATTTTGGAAGGCTTAGACGGCGTCAATAAAATGTCTAAATCCCTGAATAACTACGTCGGCATTTATGATGCACCGGGCACCATGTACCAAAAACTACTGTCGATGCCAGATACCTTAATCCGTCGCTACTTTGAGTTTTTAAGCTTTAAGCCGATGGAAGAAGTCGAAGCGTTAATGGCAGAGATGGAAAATGGTCGCAATCCACAAGAAATCAAACGTATTCTTGCTGAAGAATTAATCGAGCGTTTCCATGATGCCGATGCGGCTGCTAATGCGCACAAATCAGCGGGTAACGTATTAGCTGATGGTGAACTGCCTGTTGATTTACCAGAAGTAACACTAGATTTAGAAGGTGCTGAGGCGCTATTTATTACTCAAGTACTCAACCAAGCTGGATTGGCTAAAAATAGCTCATCTGCGAAAGACATGATCAAGCGTGGCGCGGTAAAAGTAGATGGCGAAGTCGTCGATGCGAGCTTTAGCTTAACGGCTGGTCAGACAGTGGTTATACAAGCAGGCAAAAAGGCGTATGCGAAAGTGATGGTGGGTTGA
- a CDS encoding anhydro-N-acetylmuramic acid kinase, which yields MTKPVSIDDIQNTPDTDLSLDRSLDSRLDNIDDLNYATLTDALEQTVFENFDDGLYIGMMSGTSLDGMDAVLCQFSSDSSAETDTQQPMRLLATHSQEFPPRLRKVLLALCQPNGVQELIPAEGEPNSELDWFGWASKEYAEFASEVVNNLLQQSNTDVESVLAIGCHGQTVRHRPQLGFSLQLVDANIIAERTGISVVSDFRRRDMAVGGQGAPLVPAFHQALFATPDSTRVLLNLGGIANITVLPANDSPAIGYDTGPANLLLDAWTALHTDKDYDAGGAWAQSGQVIEPLLNQLIEHPFFARTYPKSTGREDFNLAWLQDELQKFDQASAHIRYSSADVQATLTELTAMSASMQINMFINTHENSSVYVCGGGALNDYLMTRLQAHLPHCTVETTANLGLNPAWVEAVAFAWLARQTLIGEMGNLPAVTGASKGVVLGQVCFA from the coding sequence ATGACCAAGCCCGTATCGATTGACGATATTCAGAATACTCCTGACACAGATTTAAGTTTAGATAGGAGCTTAGATAGCCGTCTAGATAATATTGACGATTTAAACTATGCCACTTTGACCGACGCACTCGAGCAAACGGTGTTTGAAAACTTCGATGATGGCTTATATATCGGCATGATGTCTGGCACCAGCTTAGATGGGATGGATGCGGTTCTTTGTCAGTTTAGTAGTGATAGTAGTGCTGAAACAGATACCCAGCAACCGATGCGACTGTTAGCAACTCATAGCCAAGAGTTTCCGCCGCGTTTGCGTAAAGTGTTATTGGCTTTATGCCAGCCTAATGGTGTGCAAGAATTAATACCCGCAGAGGGTGAGCCAAACAGCGAATTAGACTGGTTCGGTTGGGCAAGTAAAGAATACGCTGAATTTGCCAGCGAGGTGGTCAATAATTTATTGCAGCAATCGAATACTGATGTAGAGTCGGTGTTGGCGATTGGCTGTCACGGTCAAACGGTACGCCATCGTCCGCAACTGGGCTTTAGCTTGCAATTGGTCGATGCCAATATCATTGCTGAGCGTACTGGCATTAGCGTCGTCAGCGATTTTCGCCGCCGCGATATGGCGGTTGGTGGACAAGGAGCGCCTTTGGTTCCAGCTTTTCATCAAGCGTTATTTGCCACGCCTGATAGCACGCGCGTGTTACTAAATTTAGGCGGTATTGCCAATATCACAGTCTTGCCAGCAAACGATAGTCCTGCGATTGGTTATGACACGGGTCCTGCCAATTTATTATTAGATGCTTGGACGGCATTACATACTGATAAAGATTATGATGCTGGCGGCGCATGGGCGCAGTCTGGACAAGTGATTGAGCCGCTACTTAATCAGCTAATAGAACATCCGTTTTTTGCGCGAACGTATCCAAAAAGCACTGGGCGTGAAGATTTTAACTTAGCATGGCTACAGGATGAGCTGCAAAAGTTCGATCAGGCATCTGCCCATATTCGCTATTCGTCAGCGGATGTGCAGGCGACGCTTACTGAACTGACAGCGATGAGTGCCAGCATGCAAATTAATATGTTTATTAATACTCATGAAAATAGCTCGGTTTACGTCTGTGGTGGCGGTGCATTAAACGATTATTTAATGACACGCTTGCAAGCGCATTTACCCCATTGCACGGTAGAGACCACTGCCAACTTAGGCCTGAATCCAGCGTGGGTCGAAGCCGTCGCCTTTGCATGGCTGGCACGGCAAACACTAATAGGTGAAATGGGTAACTTACCAGCTGTCACCGGCGCGAGTAAAGGCGTGGTTTTGGGTCAGGTTTGTTTCGCCTGA